One Gemmatimonadaceae bacterium DNA segment encodes these proteins:
- a CDS encoding SGNH/GDSL hydrolase family protein: protein MSETDGVSMRRLSLKKKLFFTLIMTVIGGTLALSVAEIIFRYTSNSRYDTPETLKKRTLEYAPALFARHIFPRKELRATNEDENNLVEYYINEKGYRGRNFSVVKPGETIRIIFYGGSATFDVNLPEGQDWPHRVEAILRLNGYPEVEVINAGIPGHASWDSFGRLFSEGHHFNPDYVVSNNGWNDFRYFLSSQPLLREFQPLSQSSRNTDPRLNYRSTLDRFLCEHSQSYLRLRSRYIDWRLGIGPLGAASKGAHSSEITETALRQYYLNQIMFVHMAREVGAVPVLMTEARLTAPTNTENQKSRIDPYLDYVKLNHQGLLKAYDGIEGTLRKISVEKNVELIDVSSDLNGRDEFFSDVVHLTPKGSEELARATAQKLIEILNARSRR, encoded by the coding sequence ATGTCGGAAACTGATGGCGTCTCTATGCGCCGCTTGAGCCTCAAGAAGAAACTCTTTTTCACTTTAATTATGACTGTTATCGGAGGAACTCTCGCGCTGTCGGTTGCTGAAATAATCTTCCGCTACACTTCCAACTCGAGGTACGACACGCCGGAGACACTGAAGAAGCGGACACTGGAATATGCGCCCGCGCTATTCGCCAGGCACATCTTCCCGCGAAAAGAGCTGCGTGCTACCAATGAAGATGAAAACAACTTGGTAGAATACTATATCAATGAGAAGGGCTACCGTGGGCGTAATTTCTCAGTCGTTAAACCCGGGGAGACGATTCGAATAATATTTTATGGAGGGTCTGCCACATTCGATGTTAATCTGCCGGAAGGGCAAGACTGGCCCCATAGAGTTGAAGCCATCCTTAGACTAAACGGCTATCCGGAGGTGGAGGTCATCAATGCCGGAATCCCGGGGCATGCCTCCTGGGATAGCTTCGGCAGATTGTTTTCCGAGGGGCATCATTTCAATCCTGATTATGTAGTTTCTAATAATGGGTGGAATGATTTCAGGTATTTCCTGTCGAGTCAGCCGCTCCTCAGGGAGTTCCAGCCCTTGTCTCAGTCATCGAGGAATACTGACCCGCGCCTCAATTACCGTAGTACTCTTGACCGCTTTCTCTGTGAACACTCTCAATCCTACCTCCGACTACGGTCGCGTTATATCGATTGGCGGCTCGGGATCGGCCCGCTCGGGGCGGCATCCAAAGGAGCGCACTCTTCTGAAATCACTGAAACGGCGCTCAGGCAATACTATCTAAACCAGATAATGTTCGTGCACATGGCGCGAGAGGTAGGCGCTGTGCCGGTCTTGATGACGGAAGCGAGACTAACGGCGCCGACTAATACGGAAAACCAGAAGTCCCGTATAGACCCCTACCTCGATTATGTGAAGCTCAACCATCAAGGGCTTCTCAAGGCTTACGACGGGATCGAGGGGACGCTTCGTAAAATATCCGTCGAGAAGAATGTTGAGCTGATAGATGTCTCGAGCGATTTGAACGGCAGAGATGAATTTTTCTCCGACGTAGTGCACCTGACCCCAAAAGGTTCGGAAGAACTCGCCCGAGCGACGGCCCAAAAGTTAATAGAGATTCTCAACGCTAGAAGCCGAAGGTAG
- a CDS encoding transposase family protein, producing the protein MSTKRGNSTRNITYINIAGTLYYLCAFLDGYSRVLVHWEVRERMNSADVETIVQRAREKYPATSPRIISDNGRQFIARDFREFIRSRE; encoded by the coding sequence GTGTCCACGAAACGGGGCAACTCCACACGTAATATCACCTACATCAACATTGCCGGAACGCTCTACTATCTCTGCGCTTTCCTGGATGGCTACAGCCGGGTGCTGGTCCACTGGGAGGTCAGGGAACGAATGAACTCGGCCGATGTGGAGACCATCGTGCAGCGCGCGAGAGAGAAGTATCCGGCCACGAGTCCACGGATCATTTCTGACAACGGTCGCCAGTTCATCGCCAGGGATTTCCGGGAATTCATCAGGTCTCGGGAATGA
- a CDS encoding integrase core domain-containing protein, with product MTHVRTSPYYPPVERKDGTLGSDIEGHHDSAKGTWLTGRSAAGCVAAFVEYYNTERLHSSIGYITPADKLRGTENEVWEARDRKVEAARERPGQRREQMAATV from the coding sequence ATGACACACGTGAGAACCTCGCCCTATTATCCCCCAGTCGAACGGAAAGATGGAACGCTGGGATCAGACATTGAAGGTCACCACGATTCGGCCAAAGGCACCTGGCTCACTGGAAGAAGCGCGGCGGGTTGTGTCGCCGCCTTCGTCGAGTACTACAATACCGAGCGGCTTCACAGCTCGATCGGCTACATCACGCCGGCCGACAAGCTCAGAGGAACAGAGAACGAAGTATGGGAAGCCCGAGACCGGAAAGTCGAGGCCGCGAGGGAGCGGCCCGGGCAGCGCCGCGAACAGATGGCTGCCACAGTCTAA
- a CDS encoding nucleotidyltransferase family protein has protein sequence MEDLVLALSRTPLPEDRLHAIRAAIDDMTAWDAFFSQAVAWDAFFSQAAAWDVEPVVMSNLRTHFSDTLAEPILKRAAVHEQHARTEALSGTLVLVDLADRFTDRRIDLIILKGPAVAIAAYGNPSFRTFADIDLLVRKQDLASARDLLLALGYARDYSPSSERRLISDQHALEFSRENIKVELHWALLSKHLRFDIGEAELWSTSRLVPCAGAELRVLGPAHLFMFLCAHGTKHEWERIRWICDIVQLAERLDSGEADAVLALAERANAKRILELALRVARDVIGEMNGPFVSRVPFSDPEAARLAAQVSMRLGLTEKRDSRAGWTARLDFRLRPLIFWARSRERRTDQVATLVRVFLVPTENDSGAGPFAWISRPLRLGRRALSNVLRSRPAASE, from the coding sequence GTGGAAGACCTAGTCCTGGCGCTGTCGCGCACCCCGCTTCCGGAAGATCGCCTCCATGCCATCCGCGCGGCGATCGATGACATGACGGCGTGGGATGCGTTCTTCTCACAGGCCGTTGCGTGGGATGCGTTCTTCTCGCAGGCCGCTGCTTGGGATGTTGAGCCGGTCGTGATGTCGAATCTGCGTACCCATTTCAGCGATACGCTGGCTGAACCCATTCTGAAAAGGGCAGCTGTACACGAGCAGCACGCGCGCACGGAAGCCCTCTCAGGCACGCTTGTGCTCGTTGACCTCGCCGACAGGTTTACAGATCGCCGGATCGACCTGATCATTCTCAAGGGCCCGGCGGTTGCAATCGCCGCCTATGGCAATCCTTCGTTTCGCACTTTTGCCGATATCGATCTTCTCGTAAGGAAGCAGGACCTCGCCAGCGCGCGGGACCTCCTTCTCGCACTCGGCTACGCTCGCGACTATTCGCCTTCGAGCGAGCGGCGACTCATTAGCGATCAGCACGCCCTCGAGTTCTCGCGCGAGAACATCAAGGTAGAGCTGCACTGGGCACTCCTTTCGAAACACCTGCGCTTCGACATTGGCGAGGCCGAGCTGTGGAGCACTTCACGGCTCGTTCCCTGCGCCGGCGCGGAGTTGCGAGTGCTTGGGCCGGCGCATCTCTTCATGTTCCTCTGCGCGCACGGAACTAAGCACGAGTGGGAGCGAATTCGCTGGATCTGCGATATCGTGCAGCTCGCCGAGCGTCTCGACAGCGGCGAGGCGGATGCTGTTCTCGCGCTTGCGGAACGTGCGAATGCGAAAAGGATTCTCGAGCTGGCTCTTCGTGTAGCCCGGGATGTCATCGGCGAAATGAATGGACCCTTTGTCAGTCGTGTCCCGTTCAGCGACCCGGAGGCCGCACGGCTTGCCGCGCAGGTCTCGATGAGGCTCGGATTGACGGAGAAGCGAGACTCGCGAGCCGGCTGGACCGCCCGGCTCGACTTTCGCCTGCGGCCTCTGATTTTCTGGGCAAGGTCGCGCGAGCGCAGGACTGACCAGGTCGCGACGCTTGTCCGCGTATTCCTTGTACCGACCGAAAACGATAGCGGTGCAGGCCCGTTCGCGTGGATCAGTCGCCCGCTACGGCTGGGACGGCGCGCGCTCAGCAATGTCCTGCGCTCGAGACCGGCGGCATCGGAGTGA
- a CDS encoding ABC transporter permease — protein sequence MSESSRPDESLRIRVTTPQQARAPFRGVVCDLRANFKQASVLAWTLFRRDVSAEHRQSLLGYFWLLLPPVASTLVWVFLTSQRVITIDSAGVPYPLFALTGTALWTAFNSGVMGTLTALSGARMLLPKVNFPHEALVYSALLKSGLDMLIAAILVGVAVLLLGYKLRPEFALFCMALLINAIVGAALGLVALPISALYPDISKGIQFVLRFGFFLTPVIYAVPASGAARTLMLANPVTPIITTGRAWLTGSSEAMPAAFAVVSISSLGILLAGLVLFKIALPFLTERLGS from the coding sequence TTGAGCGAATCATCACGTCCAGACGAGTCGCTACGAATTCGTGTTACGACTCCGCAGCAGGCACGCGCCCCGTTTCGAGGAGTAGTCTGTGATTTAAGGGCCAACTTCAAGCAAGCCAGTGTCCTGGCGTGGACTCTTTTCCGCCGGGATGTCAGTGCCGAACACCGTCAAAGTCTGCTCGGTTACTTCTGGCTGCTTCTGCCCCCGGTTGCGAGCACCTTGGTGTGGGTGTTCCTGACGAGCCAGAGGGTTATCACGATCGACTCGGCCGGTGTACCCTATCCATTATTCGCTTTGACAGGCACCGCTCTCTGGACCGCATTCAACAGCGGCGTTATGGGCACGTTGACCGCGCTGTCTGGCGCCAGAATGCTTCTGCCGAAAGTGAACTTTCCGCACGAAGCGCTGGTCTACTCAGCGCTACTCAAATCCGGCCTCGATATGCTGATTGCCGCCATCCTCGTGGGAGTTGCTGTGCTTCTATTGGGGTACAAGCTGAGGCCCGAGTTCGCCTTATTTTGTATGGCGCTCCTGATCAATGCGATCGTTGGCGCAGCCCTTGGACTTGTCGCCCTGCCTATCTCGGCCCTTTATCCGGACATTTCAAAGGGAATTCAGTTCGTTCTGCGGTTTGGTTTTTTTCTGACGCCCGTTATATACGCCGTGCCTGCAAGCGGGGCCGCACGAACGCTGATGCTTGCCAATCCCGTTACCCCGATAATCACCACCGGAAGGGCTTGGCTGACGGGGTCAAGCGAGGCCATGCCCGCAGCCTTCGCTGTTGTGAGCATCAGCAGCCTCGGTATCCTCCTTGCCGGGCTGGTGCTGTTCAAGATCGCACTTCCCTTCCTCACCGAGCGCTTGGGCTCATGA
- a CDS encoding ABC transporter ATP-binding protein produces the protein MTEPALAVAEHVSKKFCRSLHRSLWYGLHDLTSAILPWHRGNMGRGPNDEAARPLRTEEFWALRDVSFELHRGDCLGVIGHNGAGKSTLIKLVNGLITPDTGRLTTRGRVCALIELSAGFDPILTGRENIYNQATLLGFSREETRRKFDSIVDFADIGEFLDTPLRNYSTGMAMRLGFAVAAHLEPDVLIIDEVLAVGDISFRCKCMNAIGQLLQTSAVIFVSHAMPNIVRLCNELIVLDRGQVTYHGRDLARGIGQYQALFQGAPQSVSGSGEVVVRKLSIDSGDSHADLGGTCSVSYGAELRITVTIDSIDHLEGTRIQFVLWNAEMLPVLDVVAENLEGTYIDLTESRLMQVTAFVPQTELNGGKYTLSIIAEAREHTRTYCRHDNAAYLQVDAETTSGAHFLTVAEWSQQKATGS, from the coding sequence ATGACTGAGCCAGCCCTCGCCGTGGCCGAGCATGTCTCCAAGAAGTTCTGTCGTTCACTTCACCGCTCTCTATGGTACGGATTGCACGACCTGACATCGGCAATTCTCCCATGGCACCGTGGCAATATGGGCCGGGGACCAAACGACGAAGCCGCGCGACCGCTTCGCACCGAGGAGTTCTGGGCTCTGAGAGACGTCTCCTTCGAGTTGCACCGGGGTGATTGCCTCGGGGTCATTGGCCACAACGGTGCCGGCAAATCCACGCTAATCAAGCTGGTCAACGGGCTCATTACGCCAGACACTGGGCGGCTGACAACGCGTGGGCGGGTATGCGCATTGATCGAGCTCAGCGCCGGCTTCGACCCGATCCTCACCGGGCGGGAGAACATTTACAATCAGGCCACGCTGCTTGGCTTCAGCCGGGAGGAAACACGACGCAAATTCGATTCGATCGTCGATTTCGCTGATATCGGTGAATTTCTTGACACTCCGTTGCGGAACTACAGCACCGGAATGGCTATGAGGCTCGGCTTTGCTGTCGCCGCACATCTGGAGCCCGACGTCCTGATCATCGACGAAGTGTTGGCAGTTGGGGATATATCCTTTCGATGCAAGTGCATGAATGCAATCGGCCAGCTCCTCCAGACGTCCGCAGTCATCTTTGTCTCTCATGCCATGCCGAACATCGTGCGCCTGTGCAATGAGCTGATCGTGCTGGATCGGGGACAAGTCACTTATCACGGCCGGGATCTGGCCCGGGGTATCGGGCAGTATCAGGCGCTGTTCCAGGGAGCCCCTCAGAGCGTAAGCGGATCCGGCGAAGTCGTCGTCAGGAAACTGTCAATTGACAGCGGTGACTCGCATGCAGACCTGGGGGGAACATGCTCCGTTTCTTATGGAGCCGAGTTACGTATCACCGTGACGATCGATTCGATCGACCACCTGGAGGGAACACGAATCCAGTTTGTACTCTGGAACGCGGAGATGCTTCCCGTCCTTGACGTCGTTGCAGAAAACCTGGAAGGGACGTATATCGATCTGACAGAGAGCCGTCTGATGCAAGTGACCGCATTCGTGCCGCAAACGGAGTTGAATGGCGGCAAATATACATTAAGCATCATCGCTGAAGCTCGGGAGCACACCAGAACCTATTGCAGGCATGACAACGCCGCTTACCTCCAAGTGGATGCGGAGACAACCAGCGGTGCCCATTTCTTGACGGTGGCCGAATGGAGCCAGCAAAAGGCGACGGGCAGCTGA
- the asnB gene encoding asparagine synthase (glutamine-hydrolyzing) produces the protein MCGIAGILTKSRAPEKAALERMLDQISHRGPDGRGIYTGSRAALGCCRLAFTDIAGGTQPIRDESGQRMIIANAEIYNAPELRSALQSKGHIFSTRSDVEVILHLFVEHGAACLAHLEGMFAFAIWSEHSGELFVARDRFGIKPLYYADSGEAFAFASELKSLVALDGVRKEVDANALASYFATLAVSEPYSIFRGIAKLPPAHYMVVGESGMKIERYWMPRAAPREHGVSPSELRDVLAVSVRRTLISEAPLGVLLSGGLDSTIVAALAARERPGIPTFSLRMEDAAYDEGPYSREAARSFGTEHNEVTATVASIADALEAIGGQIDEPFADASFLPSYLIFREASHSVKGLLTGEGADELFAGSPWHAPGAADGAIVPASRRIFSYEQIESFWPDSPGAAWENCEYIAGLAAGDSSDAIARAIDLDLGLYLPSDLLVKADRMSMLCSVEARVPYLNPAVADAALAIPTAGKISREVRKIPLKETFKDLIPESIVGRPKQGFSIPLDLWLWQDTPLKDLIYGALFDRNAKCRQLFDYRRLELMRSEHERLIALHGYRLFTLYMMERWLRSWN, from the coding sequence ATGTGCGGAATAGCCGGCATACTCACCAAGAGCCGCGCCCCCGAAAAGGCGGCGTTGGAAAGAATGCTCGACCAGATCTCGCATCGGGGGCCCGACGGCAGAGGTATTTACACCGGGAGCAGGGCCGCTTTGGGCTGTTGCCGGCTCGCTTTCACGGACATCGCCGGCGGCACCCAGCCTATCAGGGACGAATCCGGCCAGCGCATGATTATCGCCAACGCCGAGATATACAACGCTCCCGAGCTCCGTTCCGCGCTGCAGTCGAAGGGCCATATCTTCTCCACCCGTTCCGACGTCGAGGTGATACTGCATCTTTTCGTGGAGCATGGCGCGGCTTGCCTCGCGCATTTGGAAGGGATGTTCGCCTTCGCCATCTGGTCCGAGCATTCCGGCGAGCTTTTCGTCGCCAGGGATCGCTTCGGGATCAAGCCTCTCTATTATGCCGATTCAGGCGAGGCCTTCGCCTTCGCATCAGAGCTGAAAAGCTTGGTAGCGCTGGACGGAGTGCGGAAGGAAGTCGACGCGAACGCGCTGGCTTCCTACTTCGCCACACTCGCGGTGAGCGAGCCATATTCGATTTTCAGAGGTATCGCAAAACTTCCGCCTGCGCATTACATGGTCGTCGGCGAGTCCGGGATGAAGATCGAGCGTTACTGGATGCCGCGGGCCGCGCCGCGAGAACATGGCGTGTCGCCGTCCGAGCTTCGCGACGTCTTGGCCGTGAGCGTCAGGCGCACCCTCATCTCCGAAGCTCCGCTGGGAGTGCTGCTGAGCGGCGGCCTGGATTCCACAATCGTCGCGGCGCTAGCGGCTAGAGAGCGTCCCGGTATTCCCACCTTCTCGCTCCGCATGGAGGACGCTGCCTACGACGAAGGCCCTTACAGCAGGGAGGCGGCCCGGAGCTTCGGGACGGAGCACAACGAGGTTACCGCCACCGTAGCTTCGATCGCGGACGCGCTCGAAGCCATCGGCGGGCAGATCGACGAACCCTTCGCCGACGCTTCCTTCCTGCCGAGCTATCTGATCTTCCGCGAGGCCAGCCATAGCGTAAAAGGTTTGCTCACTGGGGAAGGGGCGGATGAGCTCTTCGCAGGCAGCCCCTGGCACGCGCCCGGAGCTGCCGATGGCGCGATCGTTCCGGCGTCGCGCAGGATCTTTTCCTACGAGCAAATTGAAAGCTTTTGGCCCGACTCCCCAGGCGCGGCTTGGGAGAACTGCGAATACATCGCGGGGCTCGCCGCTGGCGATAGCTCCGACGCGATCGCGCGCGCGATCGACTTGGACCTCGGGCTATATCTCCCTTCGGACTTGCTCGTCAAGGCTGATCGCATGTCGATGCTGTGCTCCGTCGAAGCGCGGGTACCGTATCTCAACCCCGCGGTGGCGGATGCCGCGCTGGCGATACCGACAGCGGGCAAAATTTCGAGGGAGGTTAGGAAAATACCTTTGAAAGAAACCTTCAAGGATTTGATCCCGGAGTCTATCGTCGGGCGGCCAAAGCAGGGGTTCTCCATTCCGCTCGACCTGTGGCTTTGGCAGGACACGCCGCTCAAGGACCTCATTTATGGGGCGCTTTTCGATCGAAACGCCAAATGCAGGCAGCTCTTCGATTACCGGCGGCTCGAGTTGATGCGGAGCGAGCACGAGAGGCTGATTGCGCTGCACGGCTACAGGCTCTTTACATTATATATGATGGAGCGTTGGCTCAGATCGTGGAACTAG
- a CDS encoding PqqD family protein: protein MNRTSIVSKAKKIPAKELEGEMVLLNLENGDYVALNEPGMEIWKLLEGEKSVEELARELAKVYSIPATTALKDALTFLGNLQSKGFIEVSS from the coding sequence ATGAATCGGACATCGATCGTCAGCAAAGCTAAGAAAATCCCCGCAAAAGAGCTCGAAGGGGAGATGGTCTTATTGAACCTCGAGAATGGCGACTACGTCGCCCTGAACGAGCCGGGCATGGAAATTTGGAAGCTGCTGGAAGGCGAAAAATCAGTCGAGGAACTGGCGCGGGAGCTCGCAAAAGTCTATTCGATCCCAGCGACCACTGCCCTGAAGGACGCCCTGACCTTTCTCGGCAACCTTCAATCAAAGGGCTTCATCGAAGTTTCGAGCTAG
- a CDS encoding glycosyltransferase family A protein, whose protein sequence is MYGRSTASLYFTPAGGAAPVVYFKLGGFPHPLRIKMPRKPPVSRPRIAVIMPVFNAAAYLPQAIESVLAQAGPAFELLAADDRSTDGSFEILRRYSRDPRVRIFRNRRNKGSGATRNFLLRHARADYVTPCDADDLLLPRNLSRLCSVLDEESEIGMAYGDILAIEIHRGRMLDFPQIVAKDHTRSWDLIEDTVNHGGCMMRRALALTVGGYDEGAGSLDDKSLWLKMSEITRYRYLAGEIYYVWRRHSKGQTRTDKKVPETMWRLVSEAGERRLRKQR, encoded by the coding sequence ATGTACGGGCGCTCGACGGCATCGCTATACTTTACGCCCGCCGGCGGAGCGGCTCCAGTAGTTTACTTCAAGCTCGGAGGCTTCCCGCATCCGCTCAGGATCAAAATGCCGCGAAAACCCCCCGTTAGCCGTCCCAGGATCGCCGTTATCATGCCGGTCTTCAACGCTGCCGCATACCTGCCGCAGGCGATTGAAAGTGTGCTCGCGCAAGCGGGTCCGGCCTTCGAACTGCTGGCCGCCGACGATCGCTCGACGGACGGCAGCTTCGAGATCCTGCGCCGCTACAGCCGTGATCCGCGAGTGCGGATCTTCCGGAACCGCCGCAACAAAGGATCGGGCGCCACGCGCAATTTCCTGCTCCGTCATGCCCGCGCGGACTATGTCACGCCTTGCGACGCCGACGATCTGCTCTTGCCCCGCAATCTTTCGCGACTGTGCTCCGTGCTAGACGAAGAGAGCGAGATCGGAATGGCATATGGCGATATCTTGGCGATCGAGATCCATCGTGGGCGCATGCTGGATTTCCCGCAGATCGTCGCCAAGGATCATACGCGCAGCTGGGATCTGATCGAAGATACGGTTAACCATGGCGGCTGCATGATGCGGCGCGCGCTAGCCCTAACGGTTGGAGGCTACGACGAGGGCGCCGGTTCACTGGACGACAAGAGCTTGTGGCTCAAGATGAGCGAGATTACCCGGTACAGATATCTGGCAGGGGAGATTTACTACGTCTGGAGGCGCCACTCGAAAGGCCAGACCCGCACCGACAAGAAAGTGCCAGAAACCATGTGGCGCCTTGTGTCGGAAGCTGGCGAGCGCCGCTTGCGGAAACAGCGCTGA
- a CDS encoding NAD-dependent epimerase/dehydratase family protein gives MKILVTGGCGFIGSHLCESLLARGHAVMALDDLSSSSAGNLRAVAEDPKLEITIGSVLDEDLAGRLVARSDYVYHLAAAVGVRKILADPSGTLRGNLLGCEAVFRLCREHRKPALFASSSEVYGRSVSRKSRESDPIEIGPPAHPRWAYAAGKAAGEHLAYSYHAQYGLPVVIARFFNIIGPRQSSDYGMVAPTLVRQARAGGDMTIFGDGSQTRCFLDVRECVEALADLAERQEAFGQVYNIGNPLEISILELARQIRELCASSSRIVTLPYAECMPGGLEDFPKRSPDISKLASLLGFSPSIPLRETLMGIIEASS, from the coding sequence TTGAAAATTCTAGTGACTGGCGGCTGCGGTTTCATCGGCTCCCACCTTTGCGAGTCGCTGCTCGCGCGCGGCCACGCGGTCATGGCGCTCGACGATCTGTCCTCTTCGAGCGCCGGGAACCTGCGGGCCGTCGCCGAAGATCCGAAGCTGGAGATAACGATCGGATCGGTCTTGGACGAGGATCTGGCCGGGAGACTCGTCGCGCGATCGGATTACGTTTACCACCTGGCGGCGGCCGTCGGCGTGAGGAAGATACTGGCCGACCCCAGCGGCACGCTGCGCGGCAACTTGCTCGGCTGCGAAGCCGTGTTCCGCCTCTGCCGCGAACATCGCAAGCCCGCGCTGTTCGCGTCTTCTTCGGAAGTCTACGGGCGCAGCGTTTCCAGGAAGTCGCGAGAGAGCGATCCGATCGAGATCGGTCCGCCCGCCCACCCGCGTTGGGCTTACGCCGCCGGCAAAGCCGCCGGCGAGCACTTGGCCTATTCTTACCACGCGCAGTACGGCCTTCCCGTGGTAATCGCCCGCTTCTTCAATATCATCGGTCCCAGGCAATCATCCGATTACGGCATGGTGGCGCCGACCTTGGTCCGCCAGGCGCGCGCAGGCGGGGACATGACGATTTTCGGCGACGGCTCGCAAACCCGCTGCTTTCTCGACGTCCGCGAGTGCGTCGAGGCGCTGGCAGATCTAGCGGAGCGGCAGGAGGCCTTCGGCCAGGTTTACAACATCGGCAATCCTTTGGAGATCTCGATCCTCGAGCTCGCGCGCCAGATACGCGAGCTTTGCGCCAGCAGCTCGCGTATCGTGACGCTGCCCTATGCCGAATGCATGCCGGGAGGCTTGGAAGATTTCCCGAAGCGCTCGCCCGATATCTCGAAGCTCGCCTCTTTGCTAGGCTTCTCTCCCTCCATACCCTTGCGGGAGACGCTGATGGGGATAATAGAAGCCTCATCCTGA
- a CDS encoding glycosyltransferase family 4 protein → MARHKPRLVFNLHPRVFGGTESFFLRLAVALRKDFAPVFISPRLGPALSRAASFGFETALVREGRGSARKLLQIAPSLLQSNYYLPFMAMAGKELGVPHVWRVGGHPDLVLAHLSAPDREAFLKMMSLLSDKIICASRFIARPFAAAGLEDAAVINNGVSLPSRALPAFREGNPFKIAMVAHLHPQKRHEDFIRAAGELLRGPRMYEFVIFGNALADQRTYAAGLKKMARELGAGGKIKIRAFSGDASAALADCHAFALPAENEGASNAILEAMALGLPAVVARSGGNAELVAHRKTGLIIPAREPRALVAAIEVLASNPGLRLRIGQAAREAAKRSFSIEASAARYARLYASLL, encoded by the coding sequence ATGGCGCGACATAAACCCCGCTTGGTCTTCAACCTTCATCCGCGCGTATTCGGCGGCACCGAGTCGTTCTTTCTCAGGCTGGCGGTCGCGCTACGGAAGGATTTCGCTCCCGTTTTCATCTCCCCGCGTTTGGGGCCGGCCCTTTCCCGCGCGGCGAGCTTCGGTTTTGAAACCGCCCTTGTGCGCGAGGGGCGCGGGTCCGCCCGCAAGCTACTCCAGATCGCGCCATCGCTCCTGCAATCCAACTACTATCTGCCGTTCATGGCGATGGCGGGCAAGGAATTGGGCGTTCCGCATGTTTGGAGGGTGGGCGGCCATCCTGACTTGGTTTTGGCGCATCTCTCCGCGCCAGATAGGGAGGCTTTCCTGAAGATGATGTCGCTCTTGTCGGACAAGATTATATGCGCATCGAGGTTCATCGCCAGGCCCTTCGCCGCGGCCGGGCTCGAGGATGCGGCGGTGATCAACAACGGAGTGAGCCTCCCATCGCGTGCGCTGCCTGCTTTTCGCGAAGGGAACCCGTTCAAAATAGCGATGGTCGCCCATCTGCACCCGCAGAAGCGCCATGAGGATTTCATCCGCGCGGCGGGGGAGCTTCTCCGGGGACCGCGAATGTACGAATTCGTCATTTTCGGGAATGCGCTAGCCGATCAGCGGACGTATGCCGCGGGCTTGAAGAAAATGGCTCGCGAGCTGGGGGCGGGCGGCAAAATCAAGATCCGCGCTTTCAGCGGCGATGCGTCCGCCGCGTTGGCGGATTGCCACGCCTTCGCGCTGCCTGCCGAAAACGAGGGCGCCAGCAACGCGATCTTGGAGGCCATGGCTTTGGGCCTGCCTGCGGTCGTGGCGCGCAGCGGAGGCAATGCCGAGCTTGTGGCGCACAGGAAGACGGGACTGATCATCCCGGCGCGGGAGCCGCGTGCATTGGTGGCGGCAATCGAGGTCCTGGCCAGCAATCCCGGGCTTCGACTCCGGATCGGGCAAGCCGCCCGCGAAGCGGCCAAACGGAGCTTCTCTATCGAAGCGTCAGCCGCGAGATACGCGCGTCTCTACGCCTCGCTCTTATAG